A section of the Pseudomonas lini genome encodes:
- a CDS encoding benzoate/H(+) symporter BenE family transporter, with protein MSSSASPSPLRLRDLLHPIVAGLISVIVNYGGTFILVFQAAKVAGLSPELTASWVWSVSIGVGITGLFLSWVSREPIITAWSTPAAAFLVVALSTTPYAEAVGAYIISAAAFVLLGLSGCFEKVIRLIPPGVAAGLLAGILLQFGIGAFGGMSLDPVLVGLLITAYVALKRFTARYAVVGILVLGLAFLLTQGRVELSGLALQFAAPVFTQPEFSINALLSVALPLFLITLTGQYMPGMLVLRNDGFSTSANPILTVTGLGSLLMAPFGSHAFNVAAITAAICTGKEASEDPSKRWIAGVAAGVFYILVGIFGVTLAAVFMALPASFITTLAGLALLGTIGASLASAMADVKTREASLITFLASAANITLLGIGGAFWGLLIGLAAYALLNGRLPRREAVVIPAADVVVTSKGATH; from the coding sequence ATGTCTTCTTCAGCATCCCCATCGCCCCTGCGTTTACGCGACCTTCTGCATCCGATTGTCGCCGGGCTGATTTCAGTCATCGTCAATTATGGCGGCACATTCATCCTGGTCTTTCAGGCCGCCAAAGTGGCCGGGCTCAGCCCAGAGCTGACGGCGTCGTGGGTATGGTCGGTGTCGATTGGCGTGGGCATTACCGGGCTGTTTCTCAGTTGGGTGAGCCGCGAGCCGATTATTACTGCCTGGTCGACACCCGCTGCGGCCTTTCTGGTCGTCGCGCTGTCCACCACGCCCTACGCCGAGGCAGTAGGTGCGTACATTATTTCGGCCGCCGCCTTCGTGCTGCTGGGTTTGTCCGGCTGCTTCGAAAAAGTCATTCGCCTGATTCCGCCGGGTGTGGCTGCGGGCCTGTTGGCCGGCATCTTGTTGCAGTTCGGTATAGGCGCATTTGGTGGCATGAGTCTTGACCCCGTGTTGGTCGGGTTGCTGATTACCGCTTACGTTGCGCTCAAGCGCTTTACCGCGCGCTACGCGGTGGTAGGCATTCTGGTGCTGGGGCTGGCGTTTCTTCTGACGCAGGGCCGTGTAGAACTGTCGGGGCTGGCGCTGCAATTCGCGGCACCGGTATTCACCCAGCCTGAGTTTTCGATCAATGCGCTGCTCAGCGTGGCGCTGCCGCTGTTTCTGATCACCCTCACTGGCCAGTACATGCCGGGCATGCTGGTGCTGCGCAACGATGGCTTTAGCACCAGCGCCAACCCTATCCTGACGGTCACAGGGCTGGGCTCCTTGCTGATGGCGCCCTTTGGTTCCCACGCCTTCAACGTCGCCGCCATCACTGCGGCTATCTGCACCGGCAAGGAAGCCTCGGAGGATCCGTCCAAGCGCTGGATCGCCGGGGTTGCCGCGGGGGTGTTCTATATCCTCGTCGGGATTTTCGGGGTGACCCTCGCTGCAGTGTTCATGGCGTTACCGGCCTCCTTCATTACGACGCTGGCCGGGCTGGCCCTGCTCGGCACTATCGGCGCCAGCCTGGCCAGCGCCATGGCTGACGTCAAAACCCGCGAAGCCTCGCTGATCACCTTTCTGGCGTCTGCCGCCAACATCACCTTGCTGGGGATCGGTGGGGCGTTCTGGGGATTGCTGATTGGTCTGGCGGCCTACGCCTTACTCAATGGGCGCTTGCCGCGTCGCGAGGCGGTGGTCATTCCGGCTGCCGACGTTGTTGTGACGAGTAAAGGAGCCACCCACTGA
- the serC gene encoding 3-phosphoserine/phosphohydroxythreonine transaminase has translation MARSYNFSAGPTALPMEVLRQAHEEFFDFAGTGMSVMEISHRCEVFMEVAYQAEHDLREILQVPGEYKVLFVQGGASLQFAQVPMNLLGDKRTADYLHTGLWSGKAIEAARRYCDVRIVASSKASGFDRIPEVSDWNLNPNAAYLHYTENETVHGLQFVEAPDGLAPLVCDACSSLLSKPIDVAKHGLVYAAAQKNMGVAGLTVVIVDPALLDAAQTFTPDILNYARINDAQSMLNTPATFPWYLTGLTLKWIKRSGGLDALHRLNQAKAQLLYRTLDDSDGFYRNSVQAPFRSINNVPFLLADAALEKTFMQRAEQAGLNGLKGHASVGGMRASLYNAVTLQAVEALSDFMKNFARVHG, from the coding sequence ATGGCCAGGTCATACAACTTCAGCGCAGGCCCAACCGCGTTGCCGATGGAAGTACTCAGGCAAGCGCACGAGGAGTTTTTTGACTTCGCGGGTACGGGCATGTCGGTGATGGAAATCAGCCATCGCTGCGAGGTGTTCATGGAGGTTGCCTACCAGGCCGAGCACGACCTGCGGGAGATTTTGCAGGTGCCCGGCGAGTACAAGGTGCTGTTCGTGCAAGGGGGCGCCTCGCTGCAATTTGCCCAGGTGCCGATGAACCTGCTGGGGGATAAGCGCACGGCAGACTATCTGCATACCGGTCTCTGGTCAGGCAAGGCCATCGAGGCCGCCCGGCGCTATTGCGACGTTCGCATCGTCGCCAGCAGCAAGGCGTCTGGTTTTGATCGCATCCCCGAGGTGTCGGACTGGAACCTCAACCCGAACGCCGCCTACCTGCACTACACCGAGAACGAAACCGTACATGGCCTGCAATTCGTCGAGGCGCCTGATGGTTTGGCGCCTTTAGTGTGCGACGCCTGTTCAAGCCTGCTTTCCAAGCCGATTGACGTGGCTAAACATGGCCTTGTGTATGCCGCCGCGCAAAAAAACATGGGAGTGGCCGGACTGACGGTGGTCATCGTCGACCCGGCGTTGCTGGATGCCGCGCAGACGTTTACCCCGGACATACTCAACTACGCGCGCATCAACGACGCCCAGTCGATGCTCAACACCCCGGCGACCTTTCCTTGGTACCTCACCGGCCTGACGCTCAAATGGATCAAGCGCAGCGGCGGCCTCGACGCCCTTCACCGGCTTAACCAGGCCAAGGCCCAATTGCTGTATCGCACACTCGACGACAGTGATGGATTTTACCGCAACAGCGTGCAGGCACCGTTTCGTTCGATCAACAACGTGCCATTCCTGCTCGCCGATGCAGCGCTGGAAAAGACCTTTATGCAACGGGCCGAACAGGCCGGGCTCAATGGACTAAAAGGGCACGCCTCGGTCGGCGGGATGCGAGCCAGTCTCTATAACGCAGTCACGCTGCAGGCGGTCGAGGCATTGAGCGACTTCATGAAGAATTTTGCCCGCGTGCATGGCTGA